gataggagagagaagaaatgaagaaATGGAGGTGGGAGGGCTTTGAGGAGAAATCCTAGTGGTTATGCTTCGTCAATAATGCTCCATGAACAATATTAAATAAAGGTTagatttagtagcctatgtgtaaCATTGTGATGGCACTAGAAAGAGATGGGCAGAACTCGTCAGTTACTATTACGCCTGAATGGGCAGAACTCTTCAGTTACTCTAACGCCCTGAGATGGGTGGTAATattacaaaataaagaaacaacaaaaatagAGGTGTGTGCCCCCCCTGCCCTTTTAAATGTTtgtggtgattttttttctcgACGTATGTCTCACCTGAGCTCTGTCTGCTATGACGTCCGCGCGCATGTCCTCCTCCCAGACGCAGCGCAGATCACTCAGTAGCACGCGGTACTGCGTGTCCCCGAACCAGGCTTTGGCCAGAAGCTCCGTTCCCTCCAATCGCACGGGCGCCCAGGACAGGTCTGTCAAAGCCATCTCGCTATGCCCAACGGTCTCCATTCCACCGGGAAGGGGTTAGTTAGTCACAGAGGACTTGGTCCTGGGGTGAGACTGAGTGAGTGGGCAGGGGTGTTAGCGCGCACGGATGCTGTTGCGGTTTGGTAGGATGCCTATCGCAGGGTACAAGCTCAATTACTTTCCCACAACATCTCCTTAATGTGAGGTAGGATGGTGTTGGCATTTGGAGTGCCCGTTGCCTTGGCTATTTAGTGGTGGCAGCAGGTCGTTCACGTTCAACCAAGTTATGTCGAAAATTCGAGAAACTCATCTTGGAGGAATGTGCTCGAAAGCCACACGGATCTGTAAAATTGTGTTTTGACTCCTTTTCACCGCGTAATGACAGTCTTTAGTCAGACTTCGGGTAGTTTGGGGACAAGAATTACGGTAACAGGGGACTTAAAGAATCTTGGTTAGACCAACTGAAACCTTGTGACTTTGAAATTCAGTGAACAGTGGTTTTGGTCACATTTTTAAAGAGAAAATACTGAAAGTGATAAGAAAAAGTACACTTACCAGGGGACTGTTCCGACTCTCGTACATGTCCGTCGTCCAACGAGGAACCAAAGATAAGGTTCCGCTCTTTCAAACTGCGTCTGTCAGCATCGTGTGTATTAGGCCTACTTGAACTCGACTTTAAAACTCTGCAAATAGCAGAAGTTTGAGGTGTTTTTGTCCATTTTCTTACTTTTCTGTGTCAGAAACGGAGACGGCAAGAAGAATGAGAAACATTTCGAATCATTTCGAGCAGTGAAAATACCACAGCCTaaataacaaaaaagaaagaaagaaaaaagaaacatattGTGATTCAATGACTTTCATTGGCTACATTTGACTTTCAATGACTACATTCCATCTGAAATGAGTCAGTGGTGCATGGAATGcattaggccaggggttccctaACGTTACCACAAGACTTCTAGGGGTCCATCTATGAATCATTCATTTGTAAGTTTCATTCataactttttattattattattattgatgctTAGCTGCTTACAGTCTTCAGAGACCTAAAGCTCATATCTcagctactgacacacacacacacacacacacacacacacacacacacacatatacacacacacacacacacacacacacacacacacacacacacacacacttgctaaaaaagaataaaatgtcCACAATTATGATTGGAACATTTTTTATGAACTTTTTAAAAACTCAATTTAATtaatgtatgcatgtatttatttagttCATATGAAGGTGGGTTGGGTAGGTACGTAGATTGATGTTAAATATTCTCAGTAGACAAAGTAGGTCTGACAGAGCTATCGGTGTTTACGATAGGGCTCTTGGCCCTTCTTCTTCTGCTTGTGATGGTGCTCGGCCAGGTGAGTTGATGAGCTGGCGTTGGCGGTGGGGGTGGTGTAGGGGGCGAAGGTCAGGTGGGTTGATGAGctggcggtggcggtgggggtggcgTAGGGGGCGAAGGCCAGGCTGCTCCTGATTGGCTCCAGGTCCTGCTGCGACAGTGCCGAGACCAGGCTGGGGACGCTGCCGGGCTTGCTCTGCCAAGATGGGGTCGGGTCTTCTTCAGGGTCCTCCAGGTCCTCCAGGGTGCTGTCCTTCTCCTCAGTGGACTGCTTTCCGCCACCCAGGCGTGGCGCAAATATGGACCAAGGGGAGCTGGCGCCAAACAGGCCGGTCGCAGCAGTGGGCTGGTCGGGTGGATTCTGGCTCTGGGTCTGGCTAGAGTCAGCGCCTTCCTCCTCAGTCGACTGCTTTCCGCCACCCAGACGAGACCAAAGGGAGCTTGCGCCAAACAGGCCGGTCGCAGCAGTGGGCTGGTCGGGTGGATTCTGGGTCTGATTCTGGCTCTGGGTCTGGCTAGAGTCAGCCCCATCCTCCTCAGTCGACTGCTTTCCACCACCCAGACGAGACCAAAGGGAGCTCGCGCCAAACAGGCCGGTCGCAGCAGTGGGCTGGTCGGGTACATCCTCTATCAGGGTCTGATTCTGGCTCTGGCTAGAGTCAGCCCCATCCTCCTCAGTCGACTGCTTTATGCTTCCTAGTAGGGCTCCAAATCGGCCGAGCCGGCTGGTTGCATCAGGCTGTGTGGGTGCACTCTGGTTCTCGTTCTCAATGGTGACAGCGAGCTCCTCTTCAGTTGTCTTCCCGCCACCCCCCAGTCGGGCGCCAATTCTAGCCCACGAACTTCCCAGCTTCTTCGGGATCTCCTGGGCCACTTCTGCTGAATCGGCAGGAGCAAGGTTAAGATTGTCCAAGGCCCTTGCGATCGCCCCATCCTCGTCTCTCCCGAGCTTGTTCTCATCTCTGTTGGGCGGCACTTTGGATGGATCCATGTCATCCGCAAAGGTGACAGTGCGGAGTTCTTTCGATTTCTGCTCAGCCTTCATCGCTGCCATGACGATAGCTCTGAAGCCTGTGGGCTgttccttgagagagagagacagagagacagacagagacagagagatactgtAGTCCTAttttgagatatttaggattcatTTGGATTAGATCAGGCTATGACAAATTTAGGACTAATCCTGTGTTGGGTCCTACAGCTACTGTAGTATATTCCTGGCCACGTCACATGTTGCATGAAACATTTATACACTGTATACAGTGATGTACACTATCTAATGCATCTGTCTGCCCATAGCAATACTGATCATTTGCTGTACATGTTTTTATTCATTATAATAAATAAACCttaatttgtatagcacaattcatacaaggttCAGCTGAAAGAGGTGCAAGCTTTTGACAGAAGCACATACAATGAtacatacgtgcgcacacacatagtaAATGAAAAAATATCTCTTTTTGTTTCTGATTTTGTATCTACAGGTGTCAGTAGTCCGAGTGGGTGAGTGCACTAAATGCATTTACATGCATATCAGTATTCTGCATATAATCGGGATATTAAGCAAGAATTTGCATTTCAACATGTAAACACCTTTTTCCCAACTTCAGTATTTGGGGTTTTGAGCAGATGGCATATGCAATGTGGATTGCTTAGAAAGACACATTTTCATGTAACATATAACACCTGATGCCGAATTTGATCATAACTGGGATAACCGTGCCTCGTGTTCTGCACATTGATGTGCATGCAATCACACTGAATGAGAAAGAAGTGAAGACAGTTGATATCCGTACCTCTTCTTTTTCTGTGACTGGAGctgcagaggagatgagaaaagttAATAAAATCTAATAATGATTCTAATTATATATCCAATAATATTTCAATAAATATATCATAATAATATGTAGTAATGAATGAGGTCTTCTATCGTCCATTTTATACACATTTTCCAACTCCAAactgtatgaacatgaaaacctattggatttaagcattccaggtaatGCATATTTGTACCATACTCTGACAAGTTTATAAACGATTTTTAAAGTCTCCCAGAGGGATGTCTTGAAATTTCCAAAATATTTGTCACATGATCATAGTACTATCAAACGCAACAAAGTCCACGGGGTAACAAGAAATGTGTTCACAAAGTCACTAAAGATTAAGAAAAATCTACCAGACACACAACTATTACCCAACATTGCTGTCATATTCTAGATCTGAAACCTACGTTGAGTGTCCAGCGGAAAAAGGTCTTCAGCAATcacagacatggccaaggtaagaaagCAGATAGCCATTCAACAAGAAACTGAAGTCAAGCCTGGGTCAAAATATATCTGAAGACAAATTGTACCTTGCTCAAAGGTTTTATGAACTGGTGAGTGAGATGCCATCTATGTGGAGGTAGGATACTGGTATGGTCTGCTATTATTAAAAATGAGCTGCGCTATTTCAGATTGAACTTGGTGTAAAACACATCTCCCATACCTACAGCCAGTTTCTAAAAGAAATATTCCACAAAGGGTGGTATAGAGGGAAAAGTCTGCATCTTTTAAGAGGAGCCTTATTTTTATGCAGGACGTTGTTGGCGTGTGAATAGAGCTTTATACACATCACAAAGTCAGCCCTGGGGCCTGTCTTCTTGAAtgatgactccaggctcttctattagatcatgtacctcttaatttaacctggtttaatCCCTAAAAGGGATGCAAACgtttaatcgactttaatcgatcaacggggggaacgccgcttatcaattaatcgtaagtcgatcgataaggctatcaactaatgattaatgaattaatcgataatttgcatccctaatcccgAACCATCTTCTTAGTACAGGCTGAGCTCGTCCACCTGGTCCACCAAGAGTCTCACTCCCCAGTTCATATAAAAACCTTTGAAAAATCAGTTTGAAGATAttttttttgacccagtcttgacttcagtttcttgttgaatggttgtctggtttCAGCCTTTCTTAGCTTCACAATGTCTCAAAGTGCTGAACACCATATTCTTCTGGAAATTCAATGCATGGGTTTCCGTTCTGGAATATGACTGCTCGTTTTCTGGCAGTTTCACTTTTAATTATTTTTAATTCTTCTTTGGCAGTTACTCTGTGACGTTTCCTGTGAACCCGTTGGGTTTGTTACAGTGTGTTTTATAGTTCGCTGATCATTCGGCGATAATTCtgctcacggtgtgtgtgtgcgtatgcgtgtgtgtgtgtgcgcgcgcgcgcgcgcgtgtgcgtgcgcgcgtgtgcgtgcgagtactTGCGCTTACTTACCCGGTTTCTTGCTCATCAATGACGTGACTATAGACTTCTTCCACCTGTTCAAAGCTTTAttctacacacacaaaatattattgtttatgacaacaacaacaacaataacaacaacaaagagGCCATACAGAAACGCCTGTGCATGAATGCATGAGAagctgtgtatgcacacacacacacacacacacacacacacacacacacacacacacagtctcctgtATAATACATACTCT
The Engraulis encrasicolus isolate BLACKSEA-1 chromosome 12, IST_EnEncr_1.0, whole genome shotgun sequence DNA segment above includes these coding regions:
- the LOC134459692 gene encoding cation channel sperm-associated targeting subunit tau-like, whose protein sequence is MDQVLGRAGDSDVFPMADNNMLSRRRQSTVLGIPQVEQGSAHLYSHDAQDGHMEEDYRYFRKLVARGAARGVLTVHIKACRDFNAMLGKKGVQGFLRFSVAGVVKCTKVQPYKQEQKMLFNEWKYFSIERIPKGEKALDPTHGLMVVELLFFDKETGSPKLVGKGVIKLVDLLNKERIMMHLDLKRLKQVSCKLDMDLVLSYGTFGYGYSHQLGNMRRSMHSFVDRSLFLRCPPPEERTDPHYNVITPRAQPVLDVIGALQRREKGEASQQDATSGLPPMLMDMLARRGRLLQLNEQFEEYKTPSEAVQDLEKMIQKRGLVYGSTWRQNRKNKNKALNRWKKSIVTSLMSKKPAPVTEKEEEQPTGFRAIVMAAMKAEQKSKELRTVTFADDMDPSKVPPNRDENKLGRDEDGAIARALDNLNLAPADSAEVAQEIPKKLGSSWARIGARLGGGGKTTEEELAVTIENENQSAPTQPDATSRLGRFGALLGSIKQSTEEDGADSSQSQNQTLIEDVPDQPTAATGLFGASSLWSRLGGGKQSTEEDGADSSQTQSQNQTQNPPDQPTAATGLFGASSLWSRLGGGKQSTEEEGADSSQTQSQNPPDQPTAATGLFGASSPWSIFAPRLGGGKQSTEEKDSTLEDLEDPEEDPTPSWQSKPGSVPSLVSALSQQDLEPIRSSLAFAPYATPTATASSSTHLTFAPYTTPTANASSSTHLAEHHHKQKKKGQEPYRKHR